In Cucurbita pepo subsp. pepo cultivar mu-cu-16 chromosome LG04, ASM280686v2, whole genome shotgun sequence, the following are encoded in one genomic region:
- the LOC111793145 gene encoding uncharacterized protein LOC111793145 — protein sequence MESATQIVKKEHKTFFRRRLTRTPPPPPPPPPPLPPSLSSSSSVPLNLTPAAKPEAPGPIKRTRDLPDFSECHACGFRIDVVDGRSRLNSLYSEWRIVLLCKKCFSLVESSQVCSYCFADSRGDSFNCCDCNRRVHTECFAQYSRVAPWSYSSSGSVFSVCIDCWVPKPIVTARAILKNRKIRRKNIHASDLQSSKVSTTRDCKSLTAILKDSNCSVEKKGNAAVRAGEHAPKKTAVDRTGFELASDALNLVAQRDESTAKESRESADDAELAIELHRAMNSSPRLSKNFCSVNSNYMACENVRVDDGDTSIGVLNSREFNFCKTPRVLIHNNVCNSLDKAASEDHVAPLEINRESMGKDPMPIKGNACRELPPKDDLRSRSIKLRSAGCDHQLPHKQDKSALPGDERCRCIAKPYHYFFKYRRRDTTNRYLLKYSKRNSKLKRTLDCKPNILVDGTCLGVPSSSAAILINTEKFPVVSNSSFGCRAVPLQSSGLNAVQEISNQGGR from the exons ATGGAATCAGCCACTCAAATTGTTAAGAAAGAGCACAAAACCTTCTTTAGACGACGATTAACGCGAAcgccaccaccgccgccaccgccgccgccgccgttgccgccttctctttcttcttcctcttcggTTCCTCTGAACCTAACTCCAGCCGCCAAGCCCGAAGCGCCTGGTCCGATAAAGAGAACTCGGGATTTGCCTGATTTTTCGGAATGTCATGCTTGTGGATTTCGTATTGACGTCGTTGACGGTCGTTCGAGGCTTAATTCCCTCTACAGCGAGTGGCGGATTGTTCTTCTTTGTAAGAAGTGCTTCTCTCTTGTCGAATCTTCTCAGGTTTGTTCTTACTGTTTTGCTGATTCCAGAGGCGATTCTTTTAATTGCTGTGATTGTAACCGTCGGGTTCATACGGAATGTTTTGCTCAGTATAGTAGAGTTGCTCCTTGGTCGTATTCCTCTTCGGGTTCTGTGTTTTCTGTGTGTATTGATTGCTGGGTTCCTAAACCAATCGTCACTGCTAGGgctattttgaaaaataggaaaattaGGAGAAAGAATATCCATGCTTCGGATTTGCAGAGTTCTAAGGTTTCAACTACCCGAGACTGCAAATCATTGACTGCAATACTGAAGGATTCAAATTGTTCGGTGGAGAAGAAAGGTAATGCTGCGGTTAGAGCTGGAGAACACGCGCCGAAAAAGACTGCTGTTGATAGGACGGGTTTCGAGTTGGCTAGTGACGCCTTAAACTTGGTAGCCCAGAGGGATGAAAGCACTGCCAAAGAGTCTAGGGAATCTGCCGATGACGCCGAGTTGGCAATTGAGTTGCACCGAGCTATGAATAGTTCTCCAAGGCTTTCCAAGAATTTTTGTTCGGTGAACTCGAACTACATGGCCTGTGAGAATGTGAGGGTAGACGATGGCGACACATCAATAGGAGTGCTTAATAGCAGGGAGTTCAATTTCTGTAAAACCCCTCGAGTTTTGATACATAACAATGTATGCAACTCTCTTGATAAAGCTGCTTCTGAAGATCATGTCGCACCATTAGAAATTAATCGAGAATCCATGGGTAAAGATCCTATGCCTATAAAGGGTAATGCTTGCCGGGAGTTGCCACCAAAAGATGATTTGAGGAGCAGGTCAATTAAGTTAAGAAGTGCTGGTTGTGATCATCAACTGCCACACAAACAAGATAAGTCCGCTCTGCCCGGGGATGAGAGGTGCAGGTGCATTGCAAAGCCCTATCACTATTTCTTCAAGTATAGGAGAAGGGATACTACTAATCGATATTTGTTGAAGTATAGCAAGCGAAATTCAAAACTGAAGAGAACGCTTGATTGTAAGCCTAACATTCTTGTTGATGGAACGTGCTTGGGCGTTCCATCATCATCTGCAGCAATTCTAATTAATACTGAGAAATTTCCAGTAGTTTCAAATTCCTCATTTGGCTGCCGTGCCGTTCCTCTGCAATCATCTGGCCTGAATGCAGTTCAAGAAATCAGTAACCAAGGAGGAAG GTAA